GCTACCTCGAGATCGGTGGCCGCGCGGCGCTGTTCTTCTCCGGCAACCCGGTCGCGTGGGTGGCGGGCACCGCCGCGCTGAGCGCGTCGAAGATCCTGGACAACATGGAGGTCGGGCACAACATCATCCACGGCCAGTGGGACTGGATGCGTGACCCGAGGATCCACTCCTCGACGTGGGAGTGGGACAACGTGACCCCGGCGGACCACTGGAAGAACAGCCACAACAAGGTCCACCACACGTACACGAACGTCGTCGGCCACGACAACGACCTCGGCTACGGCATCATGCGCGTCGACGACGCCCAGAAGTGGTACCCGGGCTACCTCATCCAGCCGGTCACCCAGTTCATCAACGCCACCTTCTTCGAGTACGGCATCGCCGCCTACGACCTCGAGCTGGGCAAGCACTGGGCCACCCGCCACGACAACCCGGAGTGGATGGCCGAGGCGAAGAAGGTCGTCAACAAGATCAAGAAGCAGGCCGGCAAGGACTACCTGCTCTTCCCGCTGCTGGCCGGGCCGAACGCGCTGTCGACCCTCGGCGCGAACGTCGTCGCCAACCTCGTGCGCAACTACTGGACGCACTCGGTCATCATGTGCGGCCACTTCCCGGCCGGGGTGAAGACCTTCGCCAAGAACTCGATCGACGGGGAGACCCGCGGCGAGTGGTACCTGCGCCAGATGCTCGGCTCGGCGAACATCACCGGCTCGACGGCGATGCACATCGCGACCGGCCACCTGAGCTACCAGATCGAGCACCACCTCTTCCCCGACATGCCCAGCCGCCGCTACCCGGAGATCGCCCCCAAGATCGAGGCGCTCTTCGACAAGTACGGCCTGGAGTACGTCACCGGCCCGCTGCACAAGCAGGTCGGCTCGGCGTGGAGCGAGATCCTCCGCCTGTCCCTGCCCAACGACACCTCGCTGGGGCAGACGATCCAGATCCTGCGGACGAAGGGCATGAAGGGTCTGAAGGCCCGCGCCCGGGCGACCCGGCACATCTACGCCCGCTGAGCCACGGTGGTTGAGGTGTGACGAGCGCCAGCGAGGAGCCTCGAAACCACCCCCACGCTGGTTGAGGTGTGACGAGCGCCAGCGAGGAGCCTCGAAGCCACCACACTCGAAACCACACCCCACCCGAGATGAGCGCAGGGCCGCAGAACGCGGCCCTGCGCTCATCCGTGTGTTCCCCGGGATGTCCGAATACTGACGAAGTGCTGACTATCGCGTGACATTTCTTTGGCGTTTCCGTAATCTTTCCTTGTGAGCAATTGGATGGCGTGGGGAGACGCCGACAACACCCCCTTCGATGCACTGTCACTGCGAGCAGAGGGGCGGACCGCATGACCAAGTTGTGCCGCCTCTTCGGCCACAAGCGCTACCGCGTGACCGTCGTGGACGCCTTCGACGGCCGTCGCTACTACGCGCACCCCAACGGCGCCCGCACCGCCTGCCACAGGTGTCACCGCGTGCTGCCGAAGAGCGAAGGACGCCACTCTGCCGTGATGGCAGAGGCCAGCTACTCCTGACCGCGCCCCCACGGTGGTTGAGGTGCGACGAGCGCCAGCGAGGAGCCTCGAAACCACCAGCCCCCCACGGTGGTTGAGGTGCGACGAGCGCCAGCGAGGAGCCTCGAAACCACACCCCACCAGAGACGAGCCCAGGGCCACAGAATGCTGCCCTGCGCTCATCCCGTTCGCGCCCCCCGGGTTGTCCAAATACTGACAGAGTGCTGACCACCCCGTGACTTGTCACGGGTGATTCCGTAATATTTCCTCATGAGTAATTCGACGGCGTGGGGAGACGCCGACAACACCCCCTTCGATGCACGGTCACAGCGAGCAGGGAGGCGGGGCGCATGAAGGTCCTGTGCCGCCTGCTCGGCCACAAGCGCTACCGCGTCACCATCGTCGATGCCCATGACGGGCGGCGCTACTACTCGCACCCCAACGGCACCCGCACTGCATGCCGTCGCTGCCATCGCGTCCTACCGAAGGAGTGACGCACCCGCCGCGATGTCGTGCGGCAGGGCGAGCGCTCACTCCTCACTGCTGGATGTCGCAGCCCTGAGGGGTGGCCGGCGGCCAGCGCCAGGTGTCGGCTCATCGACGTCGGCTGTGCGCAGGGCGCGGGTGTGGGCGACGTGCCTCGTGCCCCGGCCGGCGCCGTTGGCGGGTGCGATGGCGGCAGGGGGCGGTGCACCATCGGCCGGGTCGAGCTCGTCGAGCTCCTCCTCGAACGGGTCGACCGGGTGGTCTTCGAGCTCGACCCCGGGCAGCAGTCGGTCCAGCCACCGGGGCATGTACCAGGCAGCCTTGCCGGCCACCGCCATCACCGCGGGGACGAGGACCAGTCGGACGATGGTGGCGTCGATCGCGATGGCGACCGCGAGGCCGAAACCGAACAGGTTGACCACCCGATCGTCGTTGAGCAGGAAGCTGGCGAAGACCACGACCATCACCGAGGCGGCGGCGGTGATCACCCGCGCGGTGGCGGCGATGCCGTCGGCGACCGCCTCACCGGCTCTGCCGGTGCGGAGGTACTCCTCGCGGACGCGGCTGAGCAGGAAGACCTCGTAGTCCATCGAGAGGCCGAACAGGACCGCGAAGAGCATCATCGGTGCGAACGACTCGATCGGTCCTGGCTCGGTGCCGAAGAGGTCGGCGAGCCAGCCCCACTGGAACACCGCGACCACGGCGCCGTAGGCGGCCCCGACCGAGAGCAGGTTCATGATGGCTGCCTTGATCGGCACGAAGATCGAGCGGAACTCCACCAGGAGAAGCAGGAAGCTCAGGCCGACCACGAAGCCCATGAACCAGAGCATCCGTTCCTCGAGCTTGTCGGCGAGGTCGATGTTCGTGGCGGTGGCACCACCGACGTGGACTGAGGCGCCCTCGGCCTGGTCGGCCAGCACGTCGTCGCGCAGGTGATGGACCAGGGCCTCGGTGGCCGCCGCGTCGGGGGAGGTTGTCGGCACCACGGTGAGCACGGCGGTGTCGCCGGCCTCGTTCACCACCGGTGGGGCGACCTGCGCGACCCCGTCGACTGCGGCGATCTCGGCGGCCAGGTCGGTGGCTGCCTTCTTGGTCTGCTTGGGGCCGCTGTCGTCGTACTCGGCGGTGACCATGAGCGGTCCGGTCCAGCCGGCACCGAAGGAGTCGTCGACGAGCTCGTAGGCGGCGCGTTCGGTGCTGTCCTCGGGGGCGGAGCCGGCGTCGGCCGTGCCCAGCCGCAGGTCGAGCACCGGCGCGGCCATCACGGCGAGCAGCGCGAGGGCGGCGACCAGGTGGGGCCACGGGCGACGCTGCACGTGGTGGGTCCACCGGTGCCAGCCGGAGACGTGTCCGTCGCCGTGGTCCAGGCGGGTCCGTCGCACCCGGAACCGGTCGAGGTTGTCCCCGAAGACGCCGAGCAGGGCGGGCAGCAGGGTGACGGCCGCCAGCAGGGTCGTGGCGACGGTGATGGCGCTGGCCAGGCCGAGGGTGGCGACGAAGGGGATGCCGATGGCGTACAGCGACAGGATCGCGATGATCACGGTGGTGCCGGCGACGAGCACGGAGCGACCGGCGGTGGACAGCGCGATCGGGATGGACTCCTTGGCTGGGTGGCCGGTGGCCAGGCCCTCGCGGTGCCGGGTGACCACCAGCAGGGCGTAGTCGATGCCGACCCCGAGTCCGATCATCGCCGCGACCACTGGGCCGGCGGTGCCGACGGCGACGTACTCGGCCAGCAGGAAGATCGCGCCCATGCCCATGCCGAGCGCCAGGACGGCGGTGATCAGAGGCACCAGCATCGCGAACACCGAGCCGAAGGCCACCAGCAGGACCAGGACGGCTGCGGCGAGGCCGATGGCCTCGCTGCCCGAGGGGTGGTTCTCCGCGTCGAGCGCGGCTCCGCCGTACTCGACCTGCACGCCGAGGTCCTCGACCGGGGCGAACGCGTCCTGCGCGGCCTCGATGTGGTCCTCCTCGATGTCGGCCGCGCGGTCGGTGAACCGGACCGTGGAGACGGCAGTCGCGCCGTCCTCGGAGACCATTTCCGGTCCGGGTCCGTACGGCGACGACGCCGAGGAGATGCCGTTGAGCTCGGCCACGTCCGCAACGGCCGCGTTGACGGCCTTGCGGATCTGTGGGCCGCTGACGCCGTCCTCGGCGTGGATGACGACCTGCATCCCGTCACCGGACATCTCGGGGAACTGCTCCTCCAGGGCGTCGTAGGCGGCCTGGGAGTCGGTGTCCTCGATCGACATGTCGTTGCTGAACGAGCCGCCGTAGGACTGGCCGGCGAACAGGAGGCCGCCGACCAGCAGCAGCCAGGTCACGATGACCAGCCATCGGTGGCGGACGGAGAAGGTGGCTAGTGCTCGCAGCATCACGGCTCCCGGCGGTTCGGTACGGAGTGGCCTGACCCCTCATCCGGGGTCAAATGAGACAAGTCTGTCTCGTTTCATCAGCATACATCCCCCGCGGAGAACGCACGTGGGTACGCTTCCCGGCATGGCCGTCCAAGGTGAGGAGCACGCCCGCGCCGACGCAGTGCGCAACCGCGCCGCCTTGCTCGACGCGGCCGCCGACGTGCTGGCGGTGGCTCCGCACTCGTCCCTGGCCGAGGTGGCCACCCGCGCCGGCCTGGGGCGGGCGACGCTCTACCGACACTTCGAGAACCGTGAGGCGCTCCGCGCCGCGATCCGGGCGGAGGCGCTCTCCCGGGCAGCCACCGCACTCGCCGACGCGGACCTGCTGGAGTGCGACACTCGCGAGGGCATCCGCCGGGCAGCCGCCGTGCTCGTCCCGCTCGGCGTGCGGTTCAGGATCCTGCTCAGCGAGGGCGCCGACACCGATGAGGACTTCCTCGCCGCCCGGAACGAGGCACTGGCGCCCCTGTGGGGCGTGCTGGCGCGCGGGGTCGAGACCGGCGACCTCCCCACCAGTGCGAACACCGCATGGCTCGGGCTGGTGCTCGCCGGGACGCTGATGGCCGCAGTCCGCGCGGCCGGAGCCGGCCTGATCGATTCCGCTGAGGCAGGCGACCTGGTCGCGGACGCGTTCGTCAGCGGCTTCGGAGCCAGCTGACCGCCGCCCGAGCCTTGGTCGGTGCGGGCCTGGCGGGTACTTGTTAGTCGGTGTAGCCCTGCGGGTTGGCTGACTGCCAGCGCCAGGTGTCGGCGCACATCTGCTCGATGGTGTGCTCGGCGCGCCAGCCCAGCTCGGTCTCGGCACGGGAGGCGTCGGCCCAGAATGCGGCCAGGTCGCCTCCTCTGCGCGGCGCCACCTGGTAGGGGATGGCCTGCCCGCTTGCCGACTCGAAGGCTGCAATCATCTCGAGCACCGACGTGCCGTGGCCGCCACCGAGGTTCCACGCCCGCTCGGCGACCTCGGGGTGGTCGCGCAGGTACTCCAGCGCGGCGACGTGCCCCTCCGCGAGGTCGACCACATGCAGGTAGTCGCGCTGGGGCGTGCCGTCGGGGGTGGGGTAGTCGTCACCGAAGACCTGCAACTGCTCACGGCGGCCCACGGCGACTTGGGCGATGAAGGGCA
Above is a window of Janibacter cremeus DNA encoding:
- a CDS encoding TetR/AcrR family transcriptional regulator yields the protein MAVQGEEHARADAVRNRAALLDAAADVLAVAPHSSLAEVATRAGLGRATLYRHFENREALRAAIRAEALSRAATALADADLLECDTREGIRRAAAVLVPLGVRFRILLSEGADTDEDFLAARNEALAPLWGVLARGVETGDLPTSANTAWLGLVLAGTLMAAVRAAGAGLIDSAEAGDLVADAFVSGFGAS
- a CDS encoding MMPL family transporter: MLRALATFSVRHRWLVIVTWLLLVGGLLFAGQSYGGSFSNDMSIEDTDSQAAYDALEEQFPEMSGDGMQVVIHAEDGVSGPQIRKAVNAAVADVAELNGISSASSPYGPGPEMVSEDGATAVSTVRFTDRAADIEEDHIEAAQDAFAPVEDLGVQVEYGGAALDAENHPSGSEAIGLAAAVLVLLVAFGSVFAMLVPLITAVLALGMGMGAIFLLAEYVAVGTAGPVVAAMIGLGVGIDYALLVVTRHREGLATGHPAKESIPIALSTAGRSVLVAGTTVIIAILSLYAIGIPFVATLGLASAITVATTLLAAVTLLPALLGVFGDNLDRFRVRRTRLDHGDGHVSGWHRWTHHVQRRPWPHLVAALALLAVMAAPVLDLRLGTADAGSAPEDSTERAAYELVDDSFGAGWTGPLMVTAEYDDSGPKQTKKAATDLAAEIAAVDGVAQVAPPVVNEAGDTAVLTVVPTTSPDAAATEALVHHLRDDVLADQAEGASVHVGGATATNIDLADKLEERMLWFMGFVVGLSFLLLLVEFRSIFVPIKAAIMNLLSVGAAYGAVVAVFQWGWLADLFGTEPGPIESFAPMMLFAVLFGLSMDYEVFLLSRVREEYLRTGRAGEAVADGIAATARVITAAASVMVVVFASFLLNDDRVVNLFGFGLAVAIAIDATIVRLVLVPAVMAVAGKAAWYMPRWLDRLLPGVELEDHPVDPFEEELDELDPADGAPPPAAIAPANGAGRGTRHVAHTRALRTADVDEPTPGAGRRPPLRAATSSSEE
- a CDS encoding fatty acid desaturase family protein, which gives rise to MTATLERTTARTTDARITGGSSEVIHTDVTMTPSPIAHLTPQQIEQLGRELDEIRTETMDSLGEKDARYIRRVIAAQRYLEIGGRAALFFSGNPVAWVAGTAALSASKILDNMEVGHNIIHGQWDWMRDPRIHSSTWEWDNVTPADHWKNSHNKVHHTYTNVVGHDNDLGYGIMRVDDAQKWYPGYLIQPVTQFINATFFEYGIAAYDLELGKHWATRHDNPEWMAEAKKVVNKIKKQAGKDYLLFPLLAGPNALSTLGANVVANLVRNYWTHSVIMCGHFPAGVKTFAKNSIDGETRGEWYLRQMLGSANITGSTAMHIATGHLSYQIEHHLFPDMPSRRYPEIAPKIEALFDKYGLEYVTGPLHKQVGSAWSEILRLSLPNDTSLGQTIQILRTKGMKGLKARARATRHIYAR